Proteins encoded by one window of Lactobacillus sp. ESL0684:
- a CDS encoding ABC transporter ATP-binding protein: MSNNILEINHLKINFKTFAGTVQAIRDISFTLKKGETLAIVGESGSGKSVTTRSIMGLLAANAVIEQGEILFKGKDLLKESDREMDDHRGNDISMIFQDPMTSLDPTMNIGRQVAEPLMIHNKISKEKALKRAQEVLELVGIPDAEKRMKDFPHQFSGGQRQRIVIAIAIVNNPEILIADEPTTALDVTVQAQIIDLMRDLQKRLETSIIFITHDLGVVAGIADRVAVMYAGKIVEVGTVDEIFYQPKHPYTWGLLSSMPTLDIKGSKLSSIPGTPPDLLDPPKGDAFAPRNPYAMQIDLEAQPPFFKVSDTHFAATWLLHPDAPKVEPPKAIIERAKEYEHLTKTASGGLRK; the protein is encoded by the coding sequence ATGTCAAATAATATCTTAGAAATTAATCATCTAAAAATTAATTTCAAAACTTTTGCTGGAACAGTCCAAGCGATTCGCGATATTAGTTTCACTCTTAAAAAAGGTGAAACCCTAGCAATTGTGGGTGAATCTGGTTCAGGTAAATCGGTAACTACTCGGAGTATTATGGGCTTGCTGGCTGCAAATGCGGTAATTGAACAGGGTGAAATTTTATTTAAGGGCAAGGATTTGTTAAAAGAGTCTGACAGAGAAATGGACGATCATCGCGGAAACGATATTTCGATGATTTTTCAAGATCCAATGACTTCGCTTGATCCAACTATGAATATTGGTCGTCAAGTAGCTGAACCGTTAATGATTCATAATAAGATTTCCAAGGAAAAAGCGTTAAAACGTGCACAAGAAGTTTTAGAATTAGTTGGGATTCCTGATGCCGAGAAGCGAATGAAAGATTTTCCCCACCAATTTTCTGGTGGGCAGCGGCAAAGAATTGTGATCGCAATTGCAATTGTCAATAATCCAGAAATTCTGATTGCTGATGAGCCGACCACGGCGTTAGACGTCACGGTACAGGCACAGATTATTGATTTAATGCGTGATTTACAAAAGAGATTGGAAACGTCGATCATTTTTATCACTCACGATCTGGGAGTAGTGGCTGGAATTGCTGATCGAGTAGCTGTAATGTATGCTGGAAAAATCGTAGAGGTTGGTACAGTTGATGAAATTTTTTATCAACCTAAACATCCATATACTTGGGGATTATTGAGTTCAATGCCAACGCTAGATATTAAAGGTAGTAAATTATCTTCTATTCCCGGAACGCCACCAGACTTATTGGATCCACCTAAAGGAGATGCATTTGCACCGCGTAACCCGTATGCAATGCAGATCGATCTGGAAGCGCAGCCACCATTTTTTAAAGTTAGTGATACCCATTTTGCAGCAACTTGGTTACTGCATCCAGATGCACCTAAAGTTGAACCACCTAAGGCGATTATTGAGCGTGCCAAAGAGTATGAACACTTAACTAAAACTGCTTCAGGAGGCTTACGCAAATGA